The following proteins are co-located in the Nocardioides piscis genome:
- a CDS encoding helix-turn-helix transcriptional regulator, with amino-acid sequence MSDTTARVLRLLSLLQQRPVWTGPELAERLGVTTRSIRRDVERLRGLGYPVHATQGLGGGYQLGQGRDLPPLLLDDEEAVAIAVSLRLAAGGTVTGASEAALSTLAKLDQVMPPRLRSEVKAIHQSTETLRSNTDLVDGDVLLTLAKACRDLIRVRFGYDARDGAATERWVEPIRLVATGRRWYLMAWCVDREDWRTFRLDRMRSVAASTWRFKPRDHPDPVEFVKDAISRAPYSSHAQVRINASLEEVSSRIDDRWVTLTAIDASTTLLEASADSLDHLAFYCVMTGLECEFVHPPELAAAASALATRLSEAVRASA; translated from the coding sequence ATGAGCGACACCACGGCCCGGGTCCTGCGGCTGCTGTCCCTGCTCCAGCAGCGCCCGGTGTGGACCGGCCCGGAGCTCGCCGAGCGACTGGGCGTCACCACCCGCAGCATCCGGCGCGACGTCGAGCGGCTGCGCGGTCTCGGCTATCCGGTGCATGCCACCCAGGGCCTGGGCGGCGGCTACCAGCTGGGTCAGGGAAGGGACCTGCCGCCTCTTCTCCTCGACGACGAGGAGGCGGTCGCCATCGCCGTCTCGCTGCGCCTGGCCGCTGGTGGCACGGTGACGGGCGCGAGCGAGGCTGCGCTGAGCACGCTGGCCAAGCTCGACCAGGTGATGCCACCCCGGCTGCGCTCGGAGGTCAAGGCGATCCACCAGTCCACCGAGACGCTCAGGAGCAACACCGACCTCGTCGACGGCGACGTGCTCCTCACGCTGGCCAAGGCGTGTCGAGACCTGATCCGGGTCCGCTTCGGCTACGACGCCCGCGACGGTGCCGCCACCGAGCGGTGGGTCGAGCCGATCCGGCTGGTGGCCACGGGGCGCCGGTGGTACCTCATGGCGTGGTGCGTCGATCGCGAGGACTGGCGGACCTTCCGGCTCGACCGGATGCGGTCGGTCGCGGCCTCGACTTGGCGGTTCAAGCCGCGCGACCACCCGGACCCGGTCGAGTTCGTCAAGGACGCGATCAGCCGTGCGCCATACAGCAGTCATGCGCAGGTGCGGATCAACGCGAGCCTGGAGGAGGTGTCCAGCCGGATCGACGACCGGTGGGTGACGCTCACGGCCATCGACGCGTCCACCACGCTGCTCGAGGCCAGTGCCGACTCGCTCGACCACCTCGCCTTCTACTGCGTGATGACGGGTCTGGAGTGCGAGTTCGTCCACCCGCCCGAGCTGGCGGCGGCGGCATCCGCGCTGGCGACACGGCTGAGCGAGGCGGTCAGGGCGTCCGCGTAG
- a CDS encoding alpha/beta fold hydrolase — MPAPSLQVTELGERGSRIAFCHGLFGQGRNWTQIGKALAADHRVTLIDMPNHGESGWTQTLSYPDMADAVAELFTADDPVALVGHSMGGKAAMMLALRHPELVERLAVVDVSPVSYETGRGEFADFIQAMRELDLGSIESRGDADTALAPAVPNRTVRSFLLQNLRRDGDGWRWQLNLELLGNELDALGGWPETDEHYDGPVLWIGGANSDYVLDEHAPAMERHFPLVRRVTVKDAGHWVHSERPEVVLEVLRRFVD, encoded by the coding sequence GTGCCGGCCCCATCACTTCAGGTCACCGAGCTCGGTGAGCGCGGCTCCCGGATCGCCTTCTGCCACGGACTCTTCGGTCAGGGCCGGAACTGGACGCAGATCGGCAAAGCGCTCGCGGCCGATCACCGCGTCACCTTGATCGACATGCCCAACCACGGGGAGTCGGGGTGGACCCAGACGCTGTCCTACCCGGACATGGCCGACGCCGTCGCCGAGCTGTTCACGGCCGACGACCCGGTGGCCCTGGTCGGCCACTCGATGGGGGGAAAGGCAGCGATGATGCTGGCGCTGCGCCACCCCGAGCTCGTCGAGAGGCTCGCGGTGGTGGACGTGTCTCCCGTGAGCTATGAGACCGGGCGAGGAGAGTTCGCCGACTTCATCCAGGCGATGCGTGAGCTGGACCTCGGGTCGATCGAGAGCCGGGGCGATGCCGACACGGCTCTGGCGCCCGCCGTACCCAACCGGACGGTGCGCTCCTTCCTGCTGCAGAACCTGCGCCGGGACGGCGACGGCTGGCGCTGGCAGCTCAACCTCGAGCTGCTGGGGAACGAGCTCGACGCCCTGGGCGGCTGGCCCGAGACCGACGAGCACTATGACGGGCCGGTGCTCTGGATCGGCGGAGCCAACTCCGACTACGTCCTCGACGAACATGCCCCGGCCATGGAACGACACTTCCCGCTGGTGCGCCGGGTGACCGTCAAGGACGCCGGCCACTGGGTGCACTCCGAGCGGCCGGAGGTCGTCCTCGAGGTGCTCCGGCGCTTCGTCGACTAG
- a CDS encoding CGNR zinc finger domain-containing protein, with protein sequence MVFTHDTAAALQSAVALVNTADHPDTLTTVEALAEFYAEHEYSGGHARDEAELEAVRAVRAPVRELLTSHRDAAVELVNTILADAVAVPRLVRHDRLDWHIHAIADEAPLAERIMVETAMAMIDVIRADELNRLATCAADDCAGLVLDLSRNRSRRYCSTGCGNREAVAAYRARQRA encoded by the coding sequence GTGGTTTTCACTCATGACACCGCGGCGGCGCTCCAGTCGGCCGTCGCCCTGGTCAACACCGCCGACCACCCGGACACCCTCACCACCGTCGAGGCGCTGGCCGAGTTCTATGCCGAGCACGAATACTCCGGGGGCCACGCCCGGGACGAGGCGGAGCTCGAGGCGGTGCGCGCGGTCCGCGCGCCGGTGCGCGAGCTCCTCACCTCGCACCGGGACGCCGCGGTGGAGCTCGTCAACACGATCCTGGCCGACGCCGTCGCCGTACCCCGCCTCGTCCGCCACGACCGGCTCGACTGGCACATCCACGCCATCGCCGACGAGGCGCCGCTGGCTGAGCGGATCATGGTGGAGACGGCAATGGCGATGATCGACGTCATCCGGGCCGACGAGCTCAACCGGCTCGCCACGTGCGCCGCCGACGACTGCGCCGGACTCGTGCTCGACCTGTCCCGCAACCGGTCCCGGCGCTACTGCTCGACCGGCTGCGGCAACCGCGAGGCCGTCGCGGCCTACCGAGCGCGCCAGCGGGCCTAG
- a CDS encoding AI-2E family transporter produces MDEPVATPREPDTTPVLLRHSPFNIGFFAALGALLAVFLSEQLLSISSVLVLLVLAMFLAIGLNPTVEWFMAKGTRRGVAVVLVLFVVISVMVLFGVAVAPVISDQITLITQNSPGWLQDLERNATVQKLDERFGVIERAQDYVSNGDFGQRVFGGALGVGLAVLSAVANAFIVIVLMIYFLASLPSIKEAGFRLAPASKRARVRDLGDRIIRSTGAYVSGAVLVSIFAGVSTLIFTFVVGLGDYAFALAFIVGLLSLIPVVGAVVSGIIITALALTISPTIAIVTGIYYLLYQQIESYVILPRIMKRSVDIPGSVTVIAALLGGSLMGIIGALLAVPVAAAVLLLHREVFLKRQDAR; encoded by the coding sequence GTGGACGAGCCCGTCGCCACCCCGAGGGAACCTGACACCACCCCGGTGCTGCTGCGCCACTCTCCCTTCAACATCGGCTTCTTCGCCGCCCTCGGGGCCCTGCTTGCCGTCTTCTTGAGCGAGCAGCTGCTGAGCATCTCCTCGGTGCTCGTCCTGCTCGTGCTGGCGATGTTCCTGGCCATCGGCCTCAACCCCACGGTCGAGTGGTTCATGGCCAAGGGCACCCGCCGCGGGGTGGCGGTGGTGCTGGTGCTGTTCGTCGTGATCTCGGTGATGGTCCTCTTCGGCGTCGCCGTCGCGCCGGTGATCAGCGACCAGATCACCCTGATCACCCAGAACTCCCCGGGCTGGCTCCAGGACCTGGAGCGCAACGCAACCGTCCAGAAGCTCGACGAGCGGTTCGGGGTGATCGAGCGCGCACAGGACTACGTCTCCAACGGCGACTTCGGCCAGCGGGTCTTCGGCGGCGCCCTCGGCGTCGGCCTCGCAGTGCTCTCCGCCGTGGCCAACGCCTTCATCGTGATCGTGCTGATGATCTACTTCCTGGCCTCGCTGCCGAGCATCAAGGAAGCCGGCTTCCGACTCGCTCCGGCCTCGAAGCGGGCGCGCGTGCGTGACCTCGGTGATCGGATCATCAGGTCCACGGGCGCCTACGTCTCGGGTGCGGTCCTGGTGTCGATCTTCGCCGGTGTGAGCACCTTGATCTTCACGTTCGTCGTCGGCCTGGGCGACTACGCCTTCGCCCTGGCCTTCATCGTCGGCCTGCTGTCGTTGATCCCCGTCGTCGGTGCCGTGGTGTCGGGCATCATCATCACCGCGCTCGCGCTGACCATCTCACCGACGATCGCGATCGTCACCGGCATCTACTACCTGCTCTACCAGCAGATCGAGTCCTACGTCATCCTGCCCAGGATCATGAAGCGGTCGGTCGACATCCCCGGCTCGGTGACGGTCATCGCGGCCCTGCTCGGCGGCAGCCTGATGGGCATCATCGGAGCACTGCTCGCCGTACCCGTGGCCGCCGCGGTGCTCCTGCTCCACCGCGAGGTCTTCCTCAAGCGCCAGGACGCGCGCTGA
- the ccrA gene encoding crotonyl-CoA carboxylase/reductase, with the protein MQNILEAIQSGNASSEDFANLELPDHYRAAYVSKDDVDMFEGLTTKEKDPRKSLHVGDVALPELGPGEAYVAVMASAINYNTVWTSIFEPVSTFGFLERYGRVSELTKRHDLPYHVVGSDLSGVVLKTGMGVNNWKPGDEVVAHCLSVDLEGPDGHNDTMLDTEQRIWGFETNFGGLAHIALVKSNQLMPKPDHLTWEEAAAPGLVNATAYRQLVSANGGNMKQGDNVLIWGASGGLGGFATQYVLNGGGTPICVVSNEEKAAIARSMGAELIINRSEEAYKFWNDENTKQDPKEWKRFGAKIRELTGGEDIDIVFEHPGRETFGASVFVTRKGGVITTCASTSGYMHEYDNRYLWMNLKRIISSHFANYRESWEANRLIAQGKIHPTLSQTYTLDEVGQATLDVHKNAHQGKVGVLCLAPEEGLGVRNPEMRAKHEDAINRFRGV; encoded by the coding sequence GTGCAGAACATCCTGGAAGCCATCCAGTCCGGCAACGCGAGCTCGGAGGACTTCGCGAACCTCGAGCTCCCCGACCACTACCGCGCCGCCTACGTCTCCAAGGACGACGTGGACATGTTCGAGGGCCTGACCACCAAGGAGAAGGACCCCCGCAAGTCGCTGCACGTCGGTGACGTGGCGCTGCCCGAGCTCGGCCCCGGCGAGGCCTACGTCGCAGTGATGGCCTCGGCCATCAACTACAACACCGTGTGGACCTCGATCTTCGAGCCTGTCTCGACCTTCGGCTTCCTCGAGCGCTACGGCCGAGTCTCCGAGCTCACCAAGCGTCACGACCTGCCCTACCACGTCGTGGGCTCGGACCTGTCCGGCGTCGTGCTCAAGACCGGCATGGGCGTCAACAACTGGAAGCCCGGCGACGAGGTCGTCGCCCACTGCCTCTCCGTCGACCTCGAGGGCCCCGACGGCCACAACGACACCATGCTCGACACCGAGCAGCGCATCTGGGGCTTCGAGACCAACTTCGGCGGCCTCGCCCACATCGCCCTGGTCAAGTCCAACCAGCTGATGCCCAAGCCCGACCACCTCACCTGGGAAGAAGCAGCCGCACCCGGCCTCGTCAACGCCACCGCCTACCGCCAGCTGGTCTCCGCCAACGGCGGCAACATGAAGCAGGGCGACAACGTCCTGATCTGGGGCGCCTCCGGCGGCCTCGGCGGCTTCGCCACGCAATACGTCCTCAACGGCGGCGGCACCCCCATCTGCGTGGTCTCCAACGAGGAGAAGGCCGCCATCGCGCGGTCGATGGGCGCCGAGCTGATCATCAACCGCTCCGAAGAGGCCTACAAGTTCTGGAACGACGAGAACACCAAGCAGGACCCGAAGGAGTGGAAGCGCTTCGGCGCCAAGATCCGCGAGCTCACCGGCGGCGAGGACATCGACATCGTCTTCGAGCACCCCGGCCGCGAGACCTTCGGCGCGTCCGTGTTCGTCACCCGCAAGGGCGGCGTCATCACCACCTGTGCCTCCACCAGTGGCTACATGCACGAGTACGACAACCGCTACCTGTGGATGAACCTCAAGCGGATCATCTCCAGCCACTTCGCCAACTACCGCGAGTCGTGGGAGGCCAACCGCCTCATCGCCCAGGGCAAGATCCACCCGACCCTGTCGCAGACCTACACCCTCGACGAGGTCGGCCAGGCCACCCTCGACGTCCACAAGAACGCCCACCAGGGCAAGGTCGGCGTGCTCTGCCTCGCCCCCGAAGAGGGCCTCGGCGTCCGCAACCCCGAGATGCGCGCCAAGCACGAGGACGCCATCAACCGGTTCCGCGGCGTCTGA
- the mce gene encoding methylmalonyl-CoA epimerase — MTASLDIPAHLFTAIDHVGIAVPDLDEAIAYYRDTFGLHVAHEETNEEQGVREAMLAVGESGSHIQLLAPLNDDSTIAKFIARSGPGMQQLAYRVTDVEAVSAILRERGVRLLYDAPKRGTSDSRINFIHPKDAGGVLVELVEPASAH; from the coding sequence ATGACCGCGTCACTCGACATCCCAGCGCACCTGTTCACCGCGATCGACCACGTCGGGATCGCCGTCCCGGACCTGGACGAGGCGATCGCCTACTACCGCGACACCTTCGGCCTGCACGTCGCCCACGAGGAGACCAACGAGGAGCAAGGGGTGCGGGAGGCGATGCTGGCCGTGGGCGAGTCCGGATCGCACATCCAGCTGCTGGCACCGCTCAACGACGACTCCACGATCGCCAAGTTCATCGCCCGCTCCGGCCCCGGGATGCAGCAGCTGGCCTACCGCGTGACCGACGTCGAGGCGGTCTCGGCGATCCTGCGCGAGCGAGGTGTGCGGCTTCTCTACGACGCACCCAAGCGTGGCACCTCGGACAGCCGGATCAACTTCATCCACCCCAAGGACGCGGGCGGGGTCCTCGTGGAGCTCGTCGAACCGGCCAGCGCGCACTAG
- a CDS encoding acetyl-CoA C-acetyltransferase: MSTSVIVAGARTPIGRLLGGLKDQSAADLGGVAIAGALDKAGVSGDQVDYVIMGQVIQAGAGQITARQAAVKGGVPMNVPAITINKVCLSGINAIAMADQLIRAGEHDVIVAGGMESMTQAPHLLQKSREGFKYGDTGLVDSMAYDALYDQFTSQAMINLTDGCNAAGQNLSREEQDAFSAESHQRAALAWKNGLFDDEVVPVTIRSRKGDVTVSQDEGVRGDTTVESLAGLRPVSKDGTITAGSASQISDGACAVVVMSKAKAEELGLTWLAEIGASGQVAGPDSTLQLQPARAIEKAVEKEGIAVSDIDLFELNEAFAAVGIESARQLGVSQDKVNVNGGAIALGHPVGMSGARIVLHLAHELKRRGGGVGAAALCGGGGQGDALIIRVPQA; this comes from the coding sequence ATGTCCACTTCTGTCATTGTCGCCGGGGCTCGTACCCCCATCGGTCGCCTTCTCGGTGGACTCAAGGACCAGTCCGCGGCCGACCTCGGCGGTGTCGCCATTGCCGGTGCCCTCGACAAGGCGGGCGTCTCGGGCGACCAGGTCGACTACGTGATCATGGGCCAGGTCATCCAGGCCGGCGCGGGTCAGATCACCGCCCGCCAGGCGGCGGTCAAGGGCGGCGTCCCGATGAACGTGCCCGCGATCACCATCAACAAGGTGTGCCTCTCCGGCATCAACGCGATCGCCATGGCCGACCAGCTGATCCGCGCCGGTGAGCACGACGTCATCGTGGCCGGCGGCATGGAGTCGATGACCCAGGCCCCGCACCTGCTGCAGAAGAGCCGGGAGGGCTTCAAGTACGGCGACACCGGACTGGTCGACTCCATGGCCTACGACGCCCTCTACGACCAGTTCACCAGCCAGGCGATGATCAACCTGACCGACGGCTGCAACGCCGCCGGCCAGAACCTCTCCCGCGAGGAGCAGGACGCGTTCTCCGCAGAGTCCCACCAGCGCGCTGCGCTTGCCTGGAAGAACGGCCTCTTCGACGACGAGGTGGTCCCGGTCACGATCCGCTCGCGCAAGGGCGACGTCACCGTCTCCCAGGACGAGGGCGTGCGTGGCGACACCACCGTCGAGTCGCTCGCCGGTCTGCGCCCGGTGTCCAAGGATGGCACCATCACCGCCGGCTCGGCCTCGCAGATCTCCGACGGCGCCTGCGCCGTGGTGGTCATGAGCAAGGCCAAGGCCGAGGAGCTCGGCCTCACCTGGCTGGCCGAGATCGGCGCGTCCGGCCAGGTCGCCGGCCCCGACTCCACGCTCCAGCTCCAGCCGGCGCGGGCGATCGAGAAGGCGGTCGAGAAGGAAGGCATCGCAGTCTCCGACATCGACCTGTTCGAGCTCAACGAGGCGTTCGCCGCGGTCGGCATCGAGTCTGCCCGCCAGCTGGGCGTCTCGCAGGACAAGGTCAACGTCAACGGTGGCGCGATCGCCCTCGGTCACCCGGTCGGCATGTCGGGTGCCCGGATCGTCCTCCACCTGGCCCACGAGCTCAAGCGCCGCGGCGGCGGTGTCGGTGCTGCTGCGCTCTGCGGCGGTGGCGGTCAGGGCGACGCGCTGATCATCCGGGTCCCGCAGGCGTGA
- the meaB gene encoding methylmalonyl Co-A mutase-associated GTPase MeaB translates to MGITGSPGVGKSTSTNALVAELRKAGKRVGVLAIDPSSPFSGGALLGDRVRMQDHALDPDVFIRSMASRGHLGGLSWTTPQALRVLDAAGFDVILVETVGVGQSEVEIAGLADTTLVLLAPGMGDGIQAAKAGILEIGDVYVVNKADREGADRVRRDLRSMLALAQRRDGAWRPPIVKTVAAKGEGLDEVAHELDRHLAWLRDSGELDVRRTRRARDEIEAIALTRLRSQWADVHARSELDGLAARVAAGATDPYAAADVLLEAL, encoded by the coding sequence GTGGGCATCACCGGTTCACCGGGAGTGGGCAAGTCCACCTCCACCAACGCCCTGGTCGCCGAGCTGCGCAAGGCCGGCAAGCGGGTCGGAGTGCTGGCGATCGACCCCTCCTCGCCGTTCTCGGGCGGAGCGTTGCTGGGTGACCGGGTCCGGATGCAGGACCACGCCCTCGATCCGGACGTCTTCATCCGATCGATGGCCTCGCGCGGTCACCTCGGCGGACTGTCCTGGACCACGCCCCAGGCCCTACGGGTGCTCGACGCCGCCGGCTTCGACGTGATCTTGGTCGAGACCGTCGGGGTCGGCCAGAGCGAGGTCGAGATCGCCGGCCTCGCCGACACCACCCTGGTCCTGCTGGCACCCGGGATGGGCGACGGCATCCAGGCGGCGAAGGCAGGGATCCTGGAGATCGGTGACGTCTACGTCGTCAACAAGGCGGACCGCGAGGGCGCCGACCGGGTCCGCCGCGACCTGCGCTCGATGCTTGCCCTGGCCCAGCGACGCGACGGGGCCTGGAGGCCGCCGATCGTGAAGACGGTCGCGGCCAAGGGGGAGGGCCTCGACGAGGTGGCCCACGAGCTCGACCGCCACCTCGCGTGGCTGCGCGACAGCGGTGAGCTCGACGTCCGCCGTACGCGCCGCGCACGCGACGAGATCGAGGCCATCGCCCTCACCCGGTTGCGCAGCCAGTGGGCCGATGTCCACGCCCGCTCCGAGCTCGACGGCCTCGCAGCCCGGGTCGCAGCGGGCGCCACCGATCCCTATGCAGCCGCCGACGTCCTCCTGGAAGCGCTCTGA
- a CDS encoding PH domain-containing protein has translation MSGIFDPDIRRHLLRDEGEVIVDEVRHHGIVYVRPVLEAIAGLALVVAVPFIDMDLAWFPFALALAIWAHAAWRALQEHMDRFVITNMRVYRVHGVLSQQLATMPLSRILDITVKKPLHGRLLGFGHFVFESAAQEQGLRDIRFVGRPDDRDLSIQRVVQRSGLRGPRVPN, from the coding sequence GTGAGCGGCATCTTCGACCCCGACATCCGCCGTCACCTCCTGCGCGACGAGGGAGAGGTCATCGTCGACGAGGTCCGCCACCACGGCATCGTCTACGTCCGGCCGGTCCTCGAGGCGATCGCCGGCCTCGCCCTCGTGGTGGCGGTCCCCTTCATCGACATGGACCTCGCCTGGTTCCCCTTCGCCCTCGCACTGGCCATCTGGGCGCACGCGGCCTGGCGGGCGCTGCAGGAGCACATGGACCGGTTCGTCATCACCAACATGCGTGTCTATCGGGTGCACGGCGTGCTCTCCCAGCAGCTCGCCACCATGCCGCTGTCGCGGATCCTCGACATCACCGTCAAGAAGCCGCTGCACGGCCGGCTGCTCGGCTTCGGCCACTTCGTGTTCGAGTCCGCTGCCCAGGAGCAGGGCCTGCGTGACATCCGGTTCGTGGGTCGCCCCGACGACCGCGACCTGTCCATCCAGAGGGTCGTGCAGCGGTCGGGCCTGCGCGGTCCCCGCGTCCCCAACTAG
- a CDS encoding MGMT family protein, translating to MDERLVELVLRAVDLVPPGQLAAYGDIGEVVGIGPRQVGAVMSRYGDGVAWWRVCNAVGDFAPDLLERARPHWHAEGITLKPNGRGARIADHRADLDLLAQRWRVAVADIDGHG from the coding sequence GTGGACGAGCGGCTCGTCGAGCTCGTGCTGCGAGCGGTCGACCTGGTCCCGCCCGGGCAGCTGGCGGCATACGGCGACATCGGCGAGGTCGTCGGCATCGGCCCCCGCCAGGTGGGAGCCGTCATGAGCCGGTATGGCGATGGCGTCGCCTGGTGGCGCGTGTGCAACGCCGTCGGGGACTTCGCTCCCGACCTGCTCGAGCGGGCGAGGCCGCACTGGCACGCCGAGGGGATCACGCTCAAGCCGAACGGTCGTGGTGCCCGGATCGCCGACCACCGCGCCGACCTCGACCTGCTCGCCCAGCGGTGGCGCGTCGCCGTCGCTGACATCGACGGGCACGGGTGA
- a CDS encoding TetR/AcrR family transcriptional regulator, translating to MTLNLSSPGLRAAKKERTREALSQAAVAIVAAEGIDALTADRIAAEAGVARRTLFNYFAHVEDVLTHSLGTVTQSMVAAFVARPSEESLQDSVTAVLAALLDDPVFAQAIVLERAADHSPATRRFLREFADNQIQAFEAGLRDRFGVDADPVFVAALAASIGAIVTRMTRLVVVRTPEDEFDPVMLMGRLRLLLEQSFSLLFTGFDEAAPIVRPDPPKEK from the coding sequence GTGACCCTGAACCTCTCCAGCCCCGGGCTGCGCGCAGCCAAGAAGGAGCGCACCCGCGAGGCGCTGAGCCAGGCGGCGGTCGCGATCGTGGCGGCCGAAGGCATCGACGCCCTCACCGCTGACCGGATCGCCGCCGAGGCGGGGGTCGCCCGCAGGACGTTGTTCAACTACTTCGCCCACGTCGAGGACGTCCTGACCCACTCCCTCGGCACGGTGACCCAGAGCATGGTGGCGGCGTTCGTCGCCCGTCCGAGCGAGGAGTCCCTGCAGGACTCGGTCACTGCCGTGCTCGCAGCGCTGCTCGACGACCCCGTGTTCGCCCAGGCGATCGTGCTCGAGCGCGCCGCGGACCACTCGCCGGCCACGAGACGGTTCCTGCGTGAGTTCGCCGACAACCAGATCCAGGCCTTCGAGGCCGGGCTGCGCGACCGGTTCGGGGTGGACGCCGACCCGGTCTTCGTCGCGGCGCTGGCCGCCTCCATCGGGGCGATCGTGACCCGGATGACCCGCCTGGTGGTGGTGCGTACCCCCGAGGACGAGTTCGACCCCGTCATGTTGATGGGTCGACTGCGCCTCCTGCTCGAGCAGTCCTTCTCGCTCCTCTTCACCGGCTTCGACGAGGCCGCCCCCATCGTTCGGCCCGACCCTCCCAAGGAGAAATGA